In Halichondria panicea chromosome 13, odHalPani1.1, whole genome shotgun sequence, one genomic interval encodes:
- the LOC135346462 gene encoding DNA repair protein complementing XP-C cells homolog isoform X2: MSSGSEAEDDWEDVEPGEAEADNDDVMSWVEVYVCGEEKWVSAHIPSCSVGQPHLCERDCPLPLNYVLAFQSGGNLEGVCVRDVTPRYASDWCTRVYKQRLDRDWWAESLRPFELSEIEARKREDEDIIASLHSQPLPSSVSDYKNHPLYALKRHLLKFEAIYPESSEVLGFCRGEAVFARKSVYTLHTRETWLKEGRLVRVGEVAYKSVKARPKKGQPVPENQLATVDVFGSWQTEKYIPQPIVDGKVPRNEYGNVELFLPSMLPPGGVHIKIQGVQKVARKLGIDFAPAIMGWDFHGGFCHPIIEGIVVAMENEGVILEGWEQEEQIRMEKANKKREKRVVGSWRRVTKALLIKERLRAKYDYS, from the exons AAGCTGAAGCTGATAATGATGATGTAATGTCCTGGGTGGaggtgtacgtgtgtggtgAGGAAAAGTGGGTGTCGGCTCATATCCCCTCCTGCTCAGTCGGACAGCCCCACCTTTGTGAGAGGGACTGCCCCCTGCCTTTGAACTATGTTCTGGCGTTTCAAAGTG GTGGTAAtttggagggtgtgtgtgttcgtgaTGTGACCCCACGGTATGCGTCCGACTGGTGCACTCGTGTCTACAAGCAGAGGCTGGATCGAGATTGGTGGGCAGAGTCTCTGCGACCTTTTGAACTTTCTGAAATTGAAGCAAGAAAGAGAGAGGATGAGGATATAATTG CCTCACTCCACTCTCAGCCTCTGCCCTCCAGTGTGTCAGACTACAAGAACCACCCGCT GTACGCTCTCAAACGTCACCTATTAAAATTTGAAG CCATTTATCCCGAGAGTAGCGAAGTACTGGGATTCTGTCGAGGGGAGGCTGTGTTTGCAAGAAAAAGTGTCTATACA CTGCACACTCGTGAGACTTGGTTGAAGGAGGGTCGGCTGGTGAGAGTGGGGGAGGTGGCCTACAAGTCCGTCAAGGCTCGGCCAAAGAAG GGTCAGCCAGTGCCAGAGAACCAATTGGCCACGGTTGATGTGTTCGGCAGTTGGCAGACAGAGAAGTACATACCACAGCCCATTGTAGAC GGTAAAGTGCCTCGTAATGAGTATGGGAATGTGGAGCTATTTCTGCCGTCTATGTTACCACCTGGAGGTGTGCACATCAAGA TTCAGGGTGTTCAGAAAGTGGCGCGTAAGCTGGGAATAGACTTTGCACCTGCCATAATGGGCTGGGACTTCCACGGTGGATTTTGTCATCCCAT CATTGAGGGCATCGTGGTTGCCATGGAGAACGAAGGGGTCATTCTGGAAGGCTGGGAACAAGAGGAGCAGATCAGAATGGAGAAGGCTAACAAG AAGAGAGAAAAGAGAGTGGTGGGCAGCTGGCGGAGGGTAACCAAGGCACTACTCATCAAGGAGAGACTGAGGGCAAAGTACGACTATTCatga